The genomic interval CCACAGCAGCGCACTTCCTTTTGATGCTTTTGCTAAAAAAGTGAGTAAAACGCTCTCCAATCGGGGATATTTTTGTTTCTGCTATGATGCGAAACAGATAGACCACGTGATGGCGTCACTGCTTGGAAATGGACTCAATGTCGAAGACCTCTGTTTCGTGTATCCTAAAGAGGAGAAAGAGGCATCTTTGGTGTTGGTACGTGCGCGTAAAAACTCAAAAACACTCTGTAAAATTCATCCGCCACTTTTTATCTATACGGGTGAGCATATCAGTGTGCGTGTGAAAGCTATTTTTGAACAATCTGCTACGAAGAGTTGTGAATGGAGCGTTTAATGAAATGCGAAGGCTATCCGTATGCGTTTGATCCAAATGCCTGTCAAAACTGCTCGGGGAAGTGTTGTATTGGTGAGAGTGGGTACATTTGGGTGAGCCAAGAGGAGATAAGTGCGATTGCTTTGAAACTTTCGTTATCCAAAGAGGCATTTATCAATAACTATTTACTAAAAATTCGCTATCGTTTCACGATCAAAGAGATCGCATACGAAGGCGGCTATGGTTGCGTCTTTTTCGATATGGAAAAAAAGATGTGTCGTATCTATGACGTACGCCCACAACAGTGCCGTACATTCCCTTTTTGGGAATATTTTAAAGAAAATATTGACGAGGTAGTTACAGAATGTCCCGGTATTATTCGCTTATAGTCGTTCTTGTTTTATTGGTGGGATGTAGCACCAAAGAGGTTGTTATTACGAACGAAACAACTAAAAAAGTTTTTGAAGAAGAGGATAATCTTATTTTGCAAGCGTTAGATTATCAGCAAAATGGCGATTACGTCAACGCACGCAAAATTTATCATACCCTGTATGAACAGAGTCAGAAAAAAGTGTACCTCACCGAAGATGCAGGGCTTGCCTTTGTCTTGGGCGATCCTGATGCGCACGATCTCATTATGCAAGGTA from Sulfurospirillum multivorans DSM 12446 carries:
- a CDS encoding YkgJ family cysteine cluster protein, which codes for MERLMKCEGYPYAFDPNACQNCSGKCCIGESGYIWVSQEEISAIALKLSLSKEAFINNYLLKIRYRFTIKEIAYEGGYGCVFFDMEKKMCRIYDVRPQQCRTFPFWEYFKENIDEVVTECPGIIRL